One segment of Desulfovermiculus halophilus DSM 18834 DNA contains the following:
- the cobT gene encoding nicotinate-nucleotide--dimethylbenzimidazole phosphoribosyltransferase, with amino-acid sequence MNRLTEYAQSIPRPDADLFQAALDRLNQQVRPRGSLGKLEGTSARLAGIKRTLDVRLQNKVIVTCAGDHGVVEEGVSLYPQEVTPQMVHAFVSDGASINVLARHAGARVKVADLGVNYDFAPDLPILHAKVRKGTRNMARGPAMSREEAEQSIWAGIEIVDQLVREGLDLLGTGDMGIGNTTPSTAVIAAFSGLPVSKLTGRGTGLDDTRLRHKIQVIERALEVNRPDPRDPIDVLAKVGGLEIGGLAGLVIGAAAHEVPVVCDGLIATAGAMIGCEIAQQARDYLFPSHRSVEQGHAYMHERLGLDPLLDLEFRLGEGTGAAVAMELLDASTRILAEIKTFAELDVTQAQD; translated from the coding sequence ATGAATAGGTTGACCGAGTATGCCCAATCCATCCCCCGCCCGGATGCGGACCTTTTTCAGGCCGCACTGGATCGTCTCAACCAGCAGGTCCGGCCCCGGGGAAGCCTGGGCAAGCTGGAGGGTACTTCCGCCCGGTTGGCGGGTATCAAAAGGACCCTGGACGTTCGTTTGCAGAACAAGGTTATCGTTACCTGTGCCGGAGACCATGGGGTGGTGGAGGAAGGAGTGAGCCTGTATCCTCAGGAAGTCACCCCTCAGATGGTTCATGCCTTTGTCAGCGACGGGGCCTCGATCAATGTCTTGGCCCGTCATGCCGGAGCCAGGGTGAAGGTGGCCGATCTGGGGGTCAATTATGACTTTGCCCCTGATCTGCCCATTCTGCACGCGAAAGTCCGCAAGGGAACCCGAAACATGGCCCGCGGACCGGCAATGAGCAGGGAGGAGGCAGAACAGAGCATATGGGCCGGGATCGAGATCGTGGACCAGCTGGTGCGGGAAGGTCTGGACCTGCTGGGTACCGGAGACATGGGCATTGGGAATACCACCCCCTCGACAGCGGTTATAGCTGCCTTTTCCGGTCTCCCGGTTTCCAAGCTCACCGGCCGGGGGACCGGGCTGGATGATACGCGGCTGAGGCACAAAATCCAGGTCATCGAACGGGCCCTGGAGGTCAACCGGCCGGATCCCAGGGATCCCATCGACGTCTTGGCCAAGGTTGGCGGCCTGGAGATCGGGGGCCTGGCCGGCCTGGTCATCGGGGCAGCGGCCCACGAAGTGCCTGTGGTCTGCGATGGGCTGATCGCTACGGCTGGGGCCATGATCGGGTGCGAGATCGCGCAGCAGGCCAGGGACTATCTGTTTCCCAGTCACCGTTCAGTGGAGCAGGGCCATGCCTATATGCATGAGCGGCTGGGGCTGGATCCCCTGCTGGATCTGGAGTTCCGCTTGGGGGAAGGAACTGGAGCTGCGGTGGCTATGGAGCTTTTGGACGCATCCACCCGCATCCTGGCTGAGATCAAGACCTTTGCCGAGCTGGACGTGACCCAGGCCCAGGACTAA
- a CDS encoding TetR/AcrR family transcriptional regulator, with the protein MATGQTTSTKATILRVGAEIVHNQGFNNTGIQEILKAAGVPKGSFYFYFQSKNDFGLQLIDFYAQILNARLDEAAARSDLSALNRLRTFFAGFTALFAENKCRGGCPIGNMAQEMGDLNQDFRERLQSVYADLQSRMARLLEQAQKERELDPGLQVRELAGFLLNAWQGAMVQMKVDKSTAPLQAFERMIFDCFLALDSKRTEDVSQL; encoded by the coding sequence ATGGCCACAGGGCAAACCACGTCTACCAAAGCCACGATCCTGCGTGTCGGTGCAGAGATCGTGCACAATCAAGGCTTTAACAACACCGGGATCCAGGAGATCCTCAAAGCTGCGGGCGTGCCCAAGGGCTCGTTCTATTTTTATTTTCAAAGCAAAAACGATTTCGGCCTGCAGCTCATCGATTTCTACGCCCAGATTTTGAACGCCAGATTGGATGAGGCCGCTGCCCGCTCCGATTTGTCCGCCCTGAACAGGTTGCGCACTTTCTTTGCCGGGTTTACCGCCCTCTTTGCAGAGAACAAGTGCCGGGGCGGCTGTCCCATTGGGAATATGGCCCAGGAAATGGGGGACTTGAACCAAGATTTCAGGGAACGTCTGCAGTCGGTGTATGCCGATCTGCAGTCCAGGATGGCCCGCCTCCTGGAGCAGGCCCAAAAAGAGCGTGAGCTGGACCCGGGCCTTCAGGTCCGGGAGTTGGCCGGATTTCTGCTCAATGCCTGGCAGGGGGCCATGGTGCAGATGAAAGTCGATAAGTCCACCGCCCCTCTGCAGGCCTTCGAGCGGATGATCTTTGACTGTTTTTTGGCCCTTGATTCTAAACGGACGGAGGACGTTTCGCAGTTATAA
- a CDS encoding ATP-binding protein, producing MADVYTRLARHLDSLPAGFPATESGVELKILRKLFTPQEAEIASTLSMMPQTPESLAPKLGMEPDELANTLEEMARKGLIFRYRRKGTVSYMAAQFVVGIWEYHVNDLDEELVRYFNEYVPALMRSAWERTRTKQMRVIPVSEDVQPEAEIMPFDQAAQIVASQSRIAVADCICRKERGLLGEACDAPLETCLVFGGGADFYLENGLGREIDKDEALRIVEKGKQAGLVLQPSNAQKPVSLCMCCGCCCQILRNVKRMDTPARHVHTNFQARVDPDLCTGCGVCQERCPMQAIVVQDAAEIDPDRCIGCGVCVNGCEFEALHLGPRDDGTVYEPPKNVVETYMNMARERMEDA from the coding sequence ATGGCTGATGTGTACACCCGGCTGGCCCGGCATTTGGATTCCCTGCCTGCCGGATTTCCGGCCACCGAGAGCGGAGTGGAGCTGAAGATCCTGCGCAAGCTTTTTACACCCCAGGAAGCTGAGATCGCCTCCACGTTGTCCATGATGCCCCAGACCCCGGAGTCCCTGGCTCCCAAGCTGGGAATGGAGCCCGATGAGCTGGCAAATACCCTGGAGGAAATGGCCAGAAAGGGGCTTATCTTCCGCTACCGCAGGAAGGGCACGGTTTCGTACATGGCCGCCCAGTTCGTGGTCGGGATCTGGGAATATCACGTCAATGACCTGGATGAGGAGCTTGTCCGCTACTTCAATGAATATGTTCCGGCATTGATGCGCTCGGCCTGGGAACGGACCCGGACCAAGCAGATGCGGGTCATTCCGGTTTCCGAGGATGTGCAGCCGGAGGCTGAGATCATGCCTTTTGATCAGGCTGCACAGATTGTTGCCTCCCAGTCCAGGATCGCGGTCGCCGACTGCATCTGCCGCAAGGAACGCGGGCTGCTGGGCGAAGCCTGTGACGCCCCCCTGGAAACATGCCTGGTCTTCGGCGGCGGGGCGGACTTCTACCTGGAAAACGGATTGGGCCGGGAGATCGACAAGGACGAAGCCCTGCGCATAGTGGAGAAGGGCAAACAGGCTGGTCTGGTCCTTCAGCCCAGCAATGCCCAGAAGCCGGTGTCTCTGTGCATGTGCTGCGGGTGCTGCTGCCAGATCCTGCGCAATGTGAAGCGGATGGACACCCCGGCTCGGCATGTGCACACCAACTTTCAGGCCCGGGTTGATCCGGACCTTTGTACTGGATGCGGGGTGTGCCAGGAGCGCTGCCCCATGCAGGCCATTGTGGTCCAGGATGCGGCTGAGATCGATCCTGACCGGTGTATCGGTTGCGGTGTGTGCGTCAATGGCTGCGAGTTTGAAGCCTTGCACCTTGGGCCCAGAGACGACGGAACTGTCTATGAGCCCCCAAAGAATGTGGTGGAAACCTATATGAACATGGCCAGGGAGCGGATGGAGGATGCATGA
- the hypA gene encoding hydrogenase maturation nickel metallochaperone HypA produces the protein MHELPVMREVLEVVLKHARKHRVEQVHAVQMRVGEMSDLEEEWMQRYFDHLSKGTVAEGAKLKIERVPAAMECRSCGHRFNLDLTSRERIACPRCTSRDCLLISGREYTIVNLEAV, from the coding sequence ATGCATGAGCTTCCGGTTATGCGCGAGGTCTTGGAGGTGGTGCTCAAGCACGCCCGAAAGCACCGGGTGGAGCAGGTCCACGCCGTTCAGATGCGGGTGGGGGAGATGAGTGACCTGGAAGAGGAATGGATGCAACGCTATTTCGACCACTTGAGTAAAGGAACTGTGGCCGAAGGAGCGAAGCTGAAGATCGAGCGGGTGCCGGCGGCCATGGAATGCCGGTCCTGCGGGCACAGGTTCAACCTGGATCTTACCTCCCGGGAACGGATTGCCTGCCCCAGGTGTACATCCAGGGACTGCCTGCTGATTTCCGGCCGGGAATACACGATTGTCAATCTAGAGGCGGTATAG
- the hypB gene encoding hydrogenase nickel incorporation protein HypB — protein sequence MTDDIRLIEVKEGILAQNEQEADQLRASLRAKGVLLLNLMASPGAGKTSLIVQTVQSLAPRLRIGVIEADIDSSVDAETVTRAGVQAVQLRTGGFCHLDAAMVARGVEALDTDNLDLIIVENVGNLVCPAEFDTGAHASAMILSVPEGDDKPLKYPLMFTKCRVLVVNKIDALSIFDFDLDVLRERAGQLNPELTVLPLSCKTGQGMQGWIQWLAEEVRAHQAYKDA from the coding sequence ATGACAGACGATATCCGGCTTATAGAGGTCAAGGAAGGGATTCTGGCCCAGAATGAGCAGGAGGCGGATCAGCTGCGGGCCAGCCTGCGGGCCAAGGGGGTCTTGCTGCTCAATCTCATGGCCTCCCCCGGGGCGGGCAAGACCAGCCTGATTGTCCAGACCGTGCAGTCCCTGGCCCCGCGGTTGCGGATCGGAGTCATCGAGGCGGACATCGATTCCAGTGTGGATGCGGAAACCGTGACCCGGGCCGGGGTGCAGGCGGTCCAGCTGCGCACAGGCGGCTTTTGTCACCTGGATGCGGCCATGGTGGCCCGGGGGGTAGAAGCCCTGGATACGGATAATCTGGATTTGATCATTGTAGAAAATGTGGGCAATCTGGTTTGTCCGGCGGAGTTCGACACCGGAGCCCACGCTTCGGCCATGATCTTAAGTGTCCCGGAGGGAGACGACAAGCCGCTGAAATATCCGCTGATGTTCACAAAGTGCCGGGTTTTGGTGGTGAATAAGATTGATGCCCTGAGCATTTTCGATTTCGATCTGGACGTCCTCCGGGAGCGGGCCGGGCAGCTGAACCCGGAGCTGACCGTGCTGCCTCTATCCTGTAAAACCGGACAAGGGATGCAGGGGTGGATACAATGGCTGGCAGAAGAAGTCAGGGCCCATCAGGCCTATAAGGATGCTTAA
- the dfsP gene encoding DUF166 family (seleno)protein DfsP produces the protein MSDQNPQQIVVFEQRGSGQKKVQGIQDYGGDAFEVRTVDISEDLPELLDEPELYLPRSIEADLVLDYMPHPDLSDELARICREHEVPLIASGKTHDDTWSHTPPVCCALPKSADCGRYGHLFGYPEYRVRLKDGKIEDIQVLRGAPCGATWKTVGELIGMEAHEAAVALGLKTQFYCTANPAGWDPIGGKSPVHLAGDVHCAALKLAIYKAEKEAAGGRKEGVTADCHAR, from the coding sequence ATGTCTGATCAGAATCCGCAACAGATAGTCGTCTTTGAACAACGGGGCAGCGGGCAGAAGAAGGTTCAGGGGATACAGGACTACGGCGGGGACGCGTTTGAGGTCCGAACTGTGGATATATCCGAGGATCTTCCGGAGCTCCTTGATGAACCGGAACTCTATCTCCCGAGATCCATCGAGGCCGATCTGGTTCTGGATTATATGCCCCATCCCGATCTGTCCGACGAGCTGGCCCGGATTTGCCGGGAACACGAAGTCCCCCTGATCGCTTCCGGGAAAACGCATGATGATACCTGGAGCCATACGCCTCCCGTGTGCTGCGCCCTGCCCAAAAGCGCGGACTGTGGGCGATACGGACATCTCTTCGGCTATCCGGAGTACAGAGTCCGGCTCAAGGACGGAAAGATAGAGGACATTCAGGTTCTGCGCGGGGCTCCCTGCGGAGCGACCTGGAAGACTGTCGGGGAGCTCATCGGCATGGAGGCCCATGAGGCCGCTGTTGCCCTGGGGTTGAAGACCCAGTTTTACTGTACGGCCAATCCCGCGGGATGGGATCCTATCGGGGGCAAGAGTCCGGTGCATCTGGCCGGGGACGTGCATTGCGCCGCGTTGAAGCTGGCCATATACAAGGCGGAAAAAGAAGCCGCCGGAGGCAGAAAGGAGGGGGTGACGGCCGACTGCCATGCACGCTAG
- a CDS encoding J domain-containing protein, with protein sequence MHASQGSDYYALLGVDPQASTEEIKKAYRTQALLHHPDRNPDNKAEAEARFKELTQAYAVLMDPGKRREYDQQRTFGSRTHGWQGTSAAGRSGQGHASFEDIFRDILNNPEARRVFAEMQQEFSRRGMRFDSSFFNNLFFGGRGFFVGGVFTFGPQGGKGYWSSTSSAGGDPSVRGQPRTAQEVRSRPAKKSGLWQKIGQKMKQLAWGRPEAEDKDMHFSLPLSAQEAYRGTEVSIVIDRDGKQERLRVKVPPGSRQGTILRLRYKGRSGKEGEPPGDAYLQLELDKPAQRLRR encoded by the coding sequence ATGCACGCTAGCCAAGGAAGCGACTATTACGCCCTGCTGGGGGTGGATCCTCAGGCTTCGACCGAGGAGATCAAGAAGGCCTACCGGACCCAGGCCCTGCTCCACCATCCGGACCGCAATCCGGACAACAAAGCGGAAGCCGAGGCCAGATTCAAGGAGCTTACTCAGGCCTATGCCGTGCTCATGGATCCGGGCAAGCGCCGGGAATATGACCAGCAACGCACCTTTGGGAGCCGGACGCACGGCTGGCAGGGAACCTCCGCCGCCGGCCGGAGCGGACAGGGGCATGCCTCCTTTGAGGACATCTTCCGGGACATTCTCAATAACCCCGAGGCCCGCAGGGTCTTTGCCGAGATGCAGCAGGAATTTTCCCGCCGGGGGATGCGCTTTGACAGCTCCTTTTTCAATAACCTCTTTTTCGGCGGGCGGGGCTTCTTTGTGGGCGGCGTCTTCACCTTCGGCCCCCAGGGGGGGAAGGGCTACTGGAGCTCCACGTCGTCTGCCGGGGGGGACCCGTCAGTTCGGGGTCAGCCTCGAACCGCACAGGAGGTCCGCTCCCGGCCCGCGAAGAAGTCCGGTCTGTGGCAGAAGATAGGGCAGAAGATGAAGCAGCTGGCTTGGGGGCGGCCGGAGGCAGAAGACAAAGATATGCACTTTTCTCTTCCTCTATCGGCTCAGGAGGCCTATCGGGGTACAGAGGTGAGCATAGTCATTGATCGAGATGGGAAACAGGAACGTCTGAGGGTGAAAGTCCCGCCCGGAAGCAGACAGGGAACCATTCTCCGGCTGCGGTATAAGGGACGCTCCGGCAAGGAAGGTGAGCCGCCGGGGGATGCCTATCTGCAGCTGGAACTGGACAAGCCCGCGCAGAGGCTGAGGAGATAG
- a CDS encoding iron-sulfur cluster carrier protein MrpORP → MSDKTCGSCSSQSGCQDNQQQQQNDEKLNQCLGRIKNKLVVMSGKGGVGKSSVATNIAVGLSMAGQKVGLLDVDVHGPSVPRILNLGDVKPEAGDGCLMPVRWSENLSVMSLGFLLPNKEDSVIWRGPIKMSLIRQFLEEVAWGELEYLVVDCPPGTGDEPISVMQLLGNDAQAVIVTTPQVLAIDDVRRSVNFCTHTGNPVLGVVENMSGFVCPHCQQTVDIFNTGGGERLAADCGVPFLGRIPLDPEMVRSGDMGYAYIKTHDHTPTAQAINAIIKPILNLSGTLQDNTAGEQKPVQTPAAGDNGHLRIALPVAEGKLCMHFGHCQQFAMVSVDQEKQTIESMDMLTPPPHEPGVLPQWLAEQNTNLVIAGGMGSRAQSLFTQNGIQVLTGAPAGTPEELVQAYLSGSLATGDNVCDH, encoded by the coding sequence ATGAGTGACAAGACATGCGGCAGCTGCTCAAGCCAGTCCGGCTGCCAGGACAATCAACAGCAGCAGCAAAACGACGAAAAACTCAATCAGTGCCTCGGGCGGATTAAGAATAAGCTCGTGGTCATGTCCGGCAAAGGCGGGGTGGGCAAGAGCAGCGTAGCCACCAACATAGCTGTGGGCCTATCCATGGCCGGCCAGAAGGTCGGACTCTTGGACGTTGATGTTCACGGCCCGAGCGTTCCCCGCATCCTCAACCTGGGCGATGTCAAGCCGGAGGCCGGGGACGGATGCCTCATGCCTGTCCGCTGGAGCGAAAACCTCTCGGTCATGTCCCTGGGCTTTTTGCTTCCGAACAAGGAGGACTCGGTCATCTGGCGCGGACCGATCAAGATGAGCCTTATCCGCCAGTTCCTGGAAGAAGTGGCCTGGGGCGAGCTGGAGTATCTGGTGGTGGATTGCCCGCCGGGCACCGGGGACGAGCCCATATCCGTAATGCAGCTCTTGGGCAATGACGCCCAGGCCGTGATCGTGACCACGCCTCAGGTCCTGGCCATCGACGACGTGCGGCGGTCTGTAAACTTCTGCACCCACACCGGCAACCCGGTCCTTGGAGTTGTGGAGAACATGAGCGGATTCGTCTGCCCCCACTGTCAGCAGACAGTGGACATCTTCAACACCGGAGGCGGGGAAAGGCTGGCTGCGGACTGCGGCGTTCCCTTCCTGGGCCGCATCCCCCTGGATCCGGAAATGGTCCGCTCCGGGGACATGGGCTATGCCTATATCAAGACCCATGACCACACCCCCACGGCCCAGGCCATCAACGCCATCATCAAACCCATCCTCAACCTGTCCGGCACTCTGCAGGACAACACCGCCGGGGAGCAAAAGCCGGTTCAGACCCCGGCCGCCGGGGACAACGGCCACTTGCGGATCGCCCTGCCGGTGGCCGAGGGCAAGCTGTGCATGCACTTCGGGCACTGCCAGCAGTTCGCCATGGTTTCCGTGGACCAGGAGAAGCAGACCATCGAAAGCATGGACATGCTCACTCCTCCGCCCCATGAGCCGGGAGTCCTTCCCCAGTGGCTGGCGGAACAGAACACGAATCTGGTCATCGCCGGTGGCATGGGCTCCAGAGCCCAGAGCCTGTTCACCCAGAATGGGATTCAGGTCCTTACCGGGGCCCCGGCCGGAACCCCGGAGGAACTGGTTCAGGCCTACCTCAGCGGCTCCCTGGCCACCGGGGACAACGTCTGCGACCATTAA
- a CDS encoding ATP-binding protein, with the protein MKELVVISGKGGTGKTTVTAALAGLGPDKVIADCDVDAADMHLIMSPEVRSTHDFYSGELAEIDPNECTECGECREMCRFGAISADLQVLPEHCEGCALCYHVCPVQAVHMHERLCGQWYESATRFGPLVHASLGIGEENSGKLVTTVRKASQATAEDKGYELVLVDGSPGIGCPVIASLTNADVALLVGEPTVSAVGDLRRVSELTAHFGIKTLALINKVDINPELVQELKDFCTRQGIEIVGELPYAPAFTQAQLKGQTICEYDPQGLGQTMAGIWERIESCL; encoded by the coding sequence ATGAAGGAGCTTGTGGTAATAAGCGGCAAAGGCGGCACGGGCAAAACCACGGTCACCGCAGCTCTGGCCGGGCTGGGACCGGACAAGGTCATTGCGGACTGCGATGTGGATGCAGCCGATATGCATCTGATCATGTCCCCGGAGGTGCGTTCCACTCACGACTTCTACAGCGGGGAGCTGGCCGAGATCGATCCCAACGAATGCACCGAGTGCGGCGAGTGCAGGGAAATGTGCCGATTCGGGGCCATCAGCGCGGACCTTCAGGTTTTGCCCGAACACTGCGAGGGATGCGCCCTGTGCTATCATGTCTGCCCCGTCCAGGCCGTGCACATGCATGAACGCCTGTGCGGGCAGTGGTATGAGTCCGCAACCCGTTTCGGCCCCCTGGTCCATGCCAGCCTGGGGATCGGGGAAGAAAACTCCGGAAAGCTGGTGACCACGGTCCGCAAGGCCTCCCAGGCCACAGCCGAGGATAAGGGCTATGAGCTGGTCCTGGTGGACGGGTCTCCGGGCATCGGCTGTCCGGTCATCGCGTCCCTGACCAATGCGGATGTGGCCTTGCTGGTCGGCGAACCGACGGTTTCTGCTGTCGGCGACCTTCGCCGGGTCAGCGAACTGACCGCACATTTCGGGATCAAAACCCTGGCCTTGATCAACAAGGTGGATATCAATCCAGAGCTGGTGCAGGAGCTCAAGGATTTCTGCACCCGGCAGGGAATTGAAATCGTCGGTGAGTTGCCCTATGCTCCGGCCTTTACCCAGGCCCAGCTTAAGGGACAGACCATCTGCGAGTACGATCCCCAGGGCCTGGGACAAACCATGGCCGGGATATGGGAACGTATAGAATCATGTCTGTAA
- a CDS encoding ATP-binding protein: MRLVVASGKGGTGKTTVAVNLAWTIKSLGHKVSFVDCDVEEPNAHYFLQAEWSSEESQTVPVPHVDTQACLGESCQKCAQECRFKALIWMVDSILVFPELCHSCGLCQYICPAGAISETTRTIGTLRRGSSQDLDVYGGLLRIGEAMAPPLIKRVKEAASPADIQIIDAPPGTSCPVIEAMDGADFVLLVAEPTAFGLHDLTLTVHLMRKLNIPFGVVINREGMGDGRVKDYLDREQVEILATLPHTQEAATAYSQGRLLVQAFPEFKDYFSALWESVQARTAAPAEDTQDMRGDEQ; encoded by the coding sequence ATGCGTTTAGTAGTTGCCAGCGGCAAGGGCGGAACCGGCAAGACCACCGTGGCCGTCAATCTGGCCTGGACCATAAAATCCCTGGGGCACAAGGTCAGCTTCGTGGATTGCGACGTTGAAGAGCCCAATGCTCACTATTTCTTACAGGCCGAATGGAGCTCGGAAGAATCCCAGACCGTGCCTGTCCCTCACGTCGATACCCAGGCCTGCCTGGGGGAATCCTGCCAAAAATGCGCCCAGGAATGCCGGTTCAAGGCCTTGATCTGGATGGTGGATTCCATTCTGGTCTTTCCTGAGCTCTGTCACAGCTGCGGCCTGTGCCAATATATCTGCCCGGCCGGGGCCATTTCCGAAACAACCCGGACCATCGGCACGCTACGCCGCGGCTCCTCCCAGGATCTGGATGTCTATGGCGGCCTGCTGCGCATCGGAGAAGCCATGGCCCCGCCCCTGATCAAACGGGTCAAGGAAGCGGCATCCCCAGCAGACATTCAGATCATAGACGCCCCTCCGGGCACATCCTGTCCGGTTATCGAGGCCATGGACGGAGCAGACTTTGTTCTCCTGGTTGCCGAACCAACGGCCTTCGGGCTCCACGACCTGACCCTGACCGTGCACCTGATGCGCAAGCTGAACATCCCCTTCGGGGTGGTCATTAATCGGGAAGGGATGGGCGACGGCCGGGTCAAGGACTATCTGGACCGGGAGCAGGTGGAGATCCTGGCCACTCTGCCTCATACCCAGGAGGCTGCGACCGCCTATTCCCAGGGCCGTCTTCTGGTGCAGGCCTTTCCGGAATTCAAGGACTATTTTAGCGCACTGTGGGAATCGGTCCAGGCCAGGACTGCAGCCCCGGCCGAGGACACCCAGGATATGCGAGGTGATGAGCAATGA
- a CDS encoding NifB/NifX family molybdenum-iron cluster-binding protein has protein sequence MKIAISSQGKDLSSALDPRFGRASGFIVYDDASGAYEYVSNQQNLEAMQGAGIQTAQNVARTGAQAVISGHVGPKAFSALQSGGIDIYLSQSGTVQEALDALQAGKLEKAQDADKPGHW, from the coding sequence ATGAAAATAGCCATCAGCAGCCAAGGAAAGGATTTGAGCTCCGCACTTGATCCCCGTTTCGGCCGGGCCTCCGGCTTTATTGTCTATGATGATGCCAGCGGGGCATACGAGTACGTTTCCAATCAGCAAAACCTGGAGGCCATGCAGGGAGCAGGGATCCAGACCGCACAGAATGTAGCCCGAACCGGAGCGCAGGCGGTCATTTCCGGCCATGTCGGCCCCAAGGCCTTTTCCGCCCTTCAATCCGGAGGAATCGACATCTATCTGTCCCAGTCCGGAACTGTGCAGGAAGCCCTGGACGCTCTGCAGGCAGGGAAGCTGGAAAAGGCACAGGATGCGGACAAGCCCGGACACTGGTAG
- a CDS encoding NifB/NifX family molybdenum-iron cluster-binding protein, translated as MRICLAAYNHRLAALFDNASRLLLYDVDGAALHPAGEVHPPERGAASRVAAVLACGAEVLVCGALSRCTRYILSDSGLVVWDWVRGDIDEVLSAWSRGRLQDLSMPGCQRAVPCCLRSKQE; from the coding sequence ATGCGAATTTGTCTTGCTGCCTACAATCACAGGCTTGCCGCCCTGTTCGACAATGCCTCCCGGCTCCTGCTCTACGACGTGGATGGAGCAGCCCTGCATCCGGCCGGAGAGGTGCACCCCCCGGAACGCGGGGCCGCCTCCAGGGTCGCTGCGGTCCTGGCCTGCGGGGCTGAAGTCCTGGTCTGCGGCGCATTGAGCAGGTGCACCCGGTACATCTTGTCCGATTCCGGACTCGTTGTCTGGGACTGGGTGCGGGGGGATATCGACGAGGTCCTTTCCGCCTGGTCCCGGGGGCGGCTGCAGGACTTGAGCATGCCCGGCTGTCAACGGGCAGTCCCCTGCTGCCTGCGTTCAAAGCAAGAGTAA